A portion of the Lolium rigidum isolate FL_2022 chromosome 1, APGP_CSIRO_Lrig_0.1, whole genome shotgun sequence genome contains these proteins:
- the LOC124683886 gene encoding SPX domain-containing protein 1-like: MKFGKSLSSQIVETLPEWRDKFLSYKDLKKRLKLIGAGADGEERQAKRARVSEDGDEAAAAAEMTPEEAEFMRLLEAELDKFNSFFVEKEEEYIIRQKELQDRVARAAGMDSREELLRVHKEIVDFHGEMVLLENYSALNYTGLVKILKKYDKRTGALIRLPFIQNVLLQPFFTTDLLYQLVKECEAMLDQLLPSSKPSVSNVDGKEDINTEDKHLNPSSSLGTSGCIPELDEIEFMESMYMKSTVAALRSLKEIRSKSSTVSAFSLPPLQGNNAAEEQERWKKISVIEQAAK, encoded by the exons ATGAAGTTCGGCAAGAGCCTGAGCAGCCAGATCGTGGAGACGCTGCCGGAGTGGCGCGACAAGTTCCTCTCCTACAAGGACCTCAAGAAGCGCCTCAAGCTcatcggcgccggcgccgacggcGAGGAGCGCCAGGCCAAGCGGGCCCGCGTCTCGGAGGatggcgacgaggcggcggccgccgcggagatgACCCCGGAGGAGGCGGAGTTCATGCGCCTCCTGGAGGCCGAGCTCGACAAGTTCAATTCCTTCTTCGTCGAGAAGGAGGAGGAGTACATCATCCGCCAGAAG GAGCTGCAGGACAGggtggcgagggcggccgggATGGACTCCAGGGAGGAGCTGCTGCGCGTGCACAAGGAGATCGTCGACTTCCACGGCGAGATGGTGCTGCTCGAGAACTACAGCGCCCTCAACTACACCG GACTGGTCAAGATTCTCAAGAAGTATGACAAGAGAACTGGGGCCCTGATCCGTCTCCCCTTCATTCAGAATGTGCTGCTTCAGCCTTTCTTCACCACTGACCTCCTTTACCAGCTTGTGAAGGAGTGCGAGGCCATGCTCGACCAGCTCCTACCATCGAGCAAACCATCTGTATCAAATGTAGATGGAAAAGAAGATATCAACACTGaggacaagcatctgaaccccagTTCCTCCTTGGGTACCAGCGGATGCATTCCAGAGCTTGATGAGATTGAGTTCATGGAGAGCATGTACATGAAGAGCACCGTTGCGGCGCTTAGGTCTCTGAAAGAGATTCGGAGCAAAAGCTCAACAGTCAGTGCGTTCTCGCTGCCACCTCTTCAGGGCAACAATGCAGCAGAAGAGCAGGAAAGGTGGAAGAAGATATCTGTGATCGAGCAGGCTGCCAAATGA